A region of Panicum virgatum strain AP13 chromosome 8N, P.virgatum_v5, whole genome shotgun sequence DNA encodes the following proteins:
- the LOC120685340 gene encoding uncharacterized protein LOC120685340, with product MGGVHRRTWRPRVGVQRSGIRSHGWDRRRRGTWWDRVYKRIAVEGKDFVADTQDGVSDEFEFIPDLDEEDGGTYPMCTSATTRLFWRQRCRKLLTMNRLDSFRLMSPNVLWVTWSKITVRLCWGKTVKHQPQLWPRRRTISRLRQLQISQSLRSRLPMLRQTIRELILIMMKSFLTKGQTPSLPSKVQLPAASNLGIPTPEYTITFAIEFLFCTVLCGSSSSGNK from the exons ATGGGTGGTGTCCACCGCAGGACATGGAGGCCGAGGGTTGGAGTTCAACGCAGTGGCATCCGCAGCCACGGCTGGGATCGGCGTCGTCGAGGAACTTGGTGGGATCGGGTCTACAAGCGTATCGCAGTTGAAGGCAAGGATTTCGTCGCAGATACGCAAGATGGAGTCAGTGATGAGTTCGAATTCATCCCTGATTTGGATGAAGAAGATGGTGGTACCTATCCAATGTGCACGTCGGCGACGACGAGGTTGTTCTGGAGACAGAGGTGCAGAAAATTGCTGACGATGAACAGATTGGACAGCTTCAGGTTGATGTCCCCCAACGTTCTTTGGG TAACCTGGTCCAAGATTACCGTCAGGTTGTGTTGGGGGAAGACAGTGAAGCATCAACCACAATTGTGGCCGAGAAGGAGAACAATCAGCAGGCTACGACAACTACAAATAAGTCAATCACTGCGATCTCGATTGCCGATGCTGAGACAGACGATTAGGGAATTAATCCTTATAATGATGAAGAGCTTTCTTACAAAAGGCCAAACGCCGAGCTTGCCATCAAAAGTACAATTACCAGCTGCATCAAACCTAGGCATACCAACTCCTGAATACACCATAACCTTTGCAATTGAATTCTTATTTTGCACTGTCCTATGTGGGTCTTCTTCATCAGGTAACAAGTAA